The window CACCTCACCGGTAAGCCAGTAGATGACCCTTTCGGCGATGTTTTCCAGGTGGTCCCCGAGCCTTTCGTAGCTCCGGGCCACCCGCATCAGGGTCAGGGCCTTGGTGATGGTCCGGGGGTCCTCCATCATGTAGGTGATGAGCTCCCGGGTCACCTCCTCGTAAAGGCCGTCCACCTGGTCGTCCATCTCCAGGACCCGGCGCGCCAAGGCCGCGTCCCGCTCGGCCACCGCCTTGGCCAGGGCGTCCATCATCTCCGTGAGCCTGCGCCCCATCTCGGGGAGGGTCACGTACCGCTTCAAGGGCGGCTCCTGGGCGAGGAGGAGGGCATCCTCGGCCACGTGCATGGCGTAGTCCCCCGCCCGCTCCAGATCGGTGAGGGCCTTGATCACGGTGAAGATCAGGCGCAGGTCCGAGGCCACGGGCTGGTGGCGGGCGATGACGGCGATGGCCTGGTTCTCCACCTTGAGCTCTAGGGCGTCCACCTCCTTGTCCTTGGCCACCACCCCCTGGGCCTTGGCCCGGTCCGCCTGGACCAGGGCCTCCGTGGCCTCCTGGGTCATCTCCCGCACCAGGGAGAGCATCCTCAGGCTCTCTTCCAGAAGCTGGTTCAAGGCTCGGTCCAACGCTTCCCGCATGCCGCCTCCTTTCCTCAGTCTACGGGGAGCCAGACGCCGAAGACGTTCTCCTCCCCTTCGCGCAAGGCGTAAGCCCCCCCGCCCAGGCCCTGGGCCAGGCGGCGCACCAGGTAGAGGCCGAGCCCCTGGCCCGAGCCCTCCCCTCCCCGCCGACCCGGCTGGAAAAGGCCCTCGTAGTCGGGAAGGGGCGCCCCCCGGTCCCGCACCTCTAGGTAGAGCCGGCCGCCCCGGACCCGGCTCAGAAGGCGGATGGGGTCTTGGCCGTACTTGAGGGCGTTGTCCAGGAGGTTGAGGAGGATCTGGAGGAGGGCCTCGGGGTCCGCCTCCACCCGGTGCCCCAGGGCCACCTCCACCCGCCTTCCCCGAAGGCGGTCCTGCATGAGGGCGGAAAGGCGGAGCCAGAGGTCCTCCAGGGCGAAGGCCTCCCGGCGGCCGGGCCGGAGGTGGGCGAGGCTTTCCACCAGCCGGGTGAGCCGGGCCACCTCCTTCTTGAGGAGGTCCAGGACCTGGGCCTCCCGGGGGTCCTTGGGGGCGAGGGCCCGGAGGAGGACGGCCATCCCGGCGAGGGGGGTGCGGAACTCGTGAGCGAGGAGAGCCCCGGCCTCCTCCGCCTCGAGGCCCCGGCGCCGGGCCTCGGTCACGTCCAGGAGGTAGAGGAGGCCCGGGCGGGCCCGCGCCGAAAGAACCCGGCCCCGCACCTCCAACACCGCCTCTCCCCCCTCTAGGGCCAAGGCCTCCAGGCGGTGGTCCCGCAGGGCCAGGATGAGGGGCAGGCCCCGGACCTTCTCCCGGTCCACCGCAAGAAGCTCCGCCGCCGCGGGGTTGAGGTAGACCACCTGCCTGTCCCGGTGCACAACGAGCCCCTCCCGGGCCTCCTCCCAAGGAAGGGTCCAGGCCTCGGGGCTCACGCCTCCTCCCGGAAGCGGTACCCCACGCCCCGCACCGTCTCCAGGAAGCGGGGGGCCTTGGGGTCCTCCCCGAGCTTCTCCCTGAGCTGGAGGACGTGCTGGTCCACGGTCCTGGGGGTGCCGAGGTAGTCCGGGCCCCAGACCGCCTCCAGGAGCTCTTCCCGGGTGCAGACCCGGCCCGGCCGCTCCGCCAGGTAGGCGAGGAGGGCAAACTCCCGCCGGGTGAGGGGGAGGGGGTTGCCTTCCAGGCGGGCCTCCATCCGCTCCAGGTCCAGGAGGAGGGGGCCCCGCCTCAGCACCTTGCGCTTCCCCGCCCGGCGCAAGAGGGCCTCGAGGCGGGCCAGAAGCTCCTCCACGGCGAAGGGCTTCACCAGGTAGTCGTCGGCCCCGCGGGAAAGCCCCTCCACCCGGTCCCGCACCCCGGCCCGGGCCGTGAGCATCAGGACGGGGAGGGACTCGTAGGGGCCCTGGCGCATCCGGTCCAGGAGGCGCACCCCGGGCTCGTCGGGGAGCATCCAGTCCAGGACCACGAGCTCCGCCTCCCGCAGGAGGGGCCAGGCCTCCTGCGCGGTGGCCGCCTCCAAAACCCGGTGCCCCGCCCCCTCGAGGGCCAGCCGCAACCCCAGGCGCAGGCTGGGCTCGTCCTCCACCAGAAGCAGGGTGGCCACACCCCCAGTCTAGCGGGGGCCGGGTCAGGGGAGTGTCAGGCGCTTCTTCTGGGCCCCGGAAAGGCCGGCTTTGGCCCGGGTCAGAGCAGTTCCCGCACCCGGGCCAAAGCCTCCACCGCCCGCCCCGGGGGAAGGGCGCCCTGGACCGCCTCCTTCCCTCCTCCCCGGCCCCCCAGGGCCTTGAGGCGCTCCAGCACCTCCCCCCGCCTCGGCCCCACGGCCACGAACCGCCCCTCGGGGGCGACGAGGAGGAAGGTGCCCTCAAAGCGGGCGAGCCTCTTGCCGAGCTCCCCGAGGACGGGGAGGGGGACGAGGAGGGCCTTCTCCTCCAGGGCCCTGGGCAGGAGGGCCTCCGCAAGCCCCTCCCTCAGGGCCTGGTTCTCCCCCTTTAGGGCGTAGAGCTCGTCCTGGAGCTTCCTTATGGGCTTCTCCAGCTCCAAGGGGTTCGTGGAGAAGGCGAGGGCCAGGCGGGCAAGGAGGGCGTGCTTGGCGTGGTAGTCCTCCAGGGCCTCCCAGCCGGCCATGAAGTACACCCGCGTCCCTCCCTTGTACCGCTCCCACTTGAGGACCTTGATGGGCCCTGCCTGGGCGCTGGTCTTGAGGTGGGTCCCCCCGCAGGCGGCGAGGTCAAAGTCGCCGATCCGCACCAGGCGCACCTTGCCCCGGACCTTGGGGGGGCGCCTCAGGGGGTAGCGGGCGAGCTCCTCCTCGGAGACGTAAAAGGCCTCCACCGGGTAGTCGGCGTAGACGGCGAAGTTGGCGAGGGCCTCGGCCTCGAGGACCCCCGCTTCCTCGGCCTCCTCCTCGAGGTCCACGGTGCACACCGGGGAGTCCAGGCTCACGGCCACGGTGTGGTAGCCCCCGGCCCTGAGGAGGGCCTGGGAGAGGAGGTGCTGGGCGGTGTGGCGCTGCATGTGGCGGAAGCGCCTCGGCCAGTCAATCTCCCCCTCCACCTCCACGCCCTCTGGGATGGGCGCGGAGAGCACGTGGACCACGTCCCCGAAGGCCTTCTCCTCCTCGTAGGCGTGGAGGACCTGGACCTCGCCGAAAGGCCCCCTGAGGACCCCTCGGTCCGCGGGCTGCCCCCCGGACTCGGGGTAGAAGAGGGTCTGGGAAAGCACCGCGTAGTGCCCCTTTTCGTCGCTCCAGACCCGCTCCACCCGGGCCTGGAAGCGGGTGGCGTAGCTGTCCAGCTGGTAGAGCCTCATGCCCCTTAGGATAAGGAGGATGGCGCCCCTGGACCGGGAGGAGTTCGCCAGGGGGTTTTCCCAGGCCCGCCGCTCCTTGGCCTCGGCGACGCAGGACCTGGGGCGGCCAGCCTTTGGGCACGCCCTTTTGCGCCTGGCCCCCTTACGGGGCCTGAACCGGGGCCGGGCGGAGGCCCAGGGGACCCTTTGGTGGCTGGAGGGAGCCTCGGAGCGATGAAGGGGGAGAGGCTGGACAAAGTCCTCGC of the Thermus thermophilus HB8 genome contains:
- a CDS encoding alanyl-tRNA editing protein, producing MRLYQLDSYATRFQARVERVWSDEKGHYAVLSQTLFYPESGGQPADRGVLRGPFGEVQVLHAYEEEKAFGDVVHVLSAPIPEGVEVEGEIDWPRRFRHMQRHTAQHLLSQALLRAGGYHTVAVSLDSPVCTVDLEEEAEEAGVLEAEALANFAVYADYPVEAFYVSEEELARYPLRRPPKVRGKVRLVRIGDFDLAACGGTHLKTSAQAGPIKVLKWERYKGGTRVYFMAGWEALEDYHAKHALLARLALAFSTNPLELEKPIRKLQDELYALKGENQALREGLAEALLPRALEEKALLVPLPVLGELGKRLARFEGTFLLVAPEGRFVAVGPRRGEVLERLKALGGRGGGKEAVQGALPPGRAVEALARVRELL
- a CDS encoding response regulator transcription factor — translated: MATLLLVEDEPSLRLGLRLALEGAGHRVLEAATAQEAWPLLREAELVVLDWMLPDEPGVRLLDRMRQGPYESLPVLMLTARAGVRDRVEGLSRGADDYLVKPFAVEELLARLEALLRRAGKRKVLRRGPLLLDLERMEARLEGNPLPLTRREFALLAYLAERPGRVCTREELLEAVWGPDYLGTPRTVDQHVLQLREKLGEDPKAPRFLETVRGVGYRFREEA
- a CDS encoding ATP-binding protein: MSPEAWTLPWEEAREGLVVHRDRQVVYLNPAAAELLAVDREKVRGLPLILALRDHRLEALALEGGEAVLEVRGRVLSARARPGLLYLLDVTEARRRGLEAEEAGALLAHEFRTPLAGMAVLLRALAPKDPREAQVLDLLKKEVARLTRLVESLAHLRPGRREAFALEDLWLRLSALMQDRLRGRRVEVALGHRVEADPEALLQILLNLLDNALKYGQDPIRLLSRVRGGRLYLEVRDRGAPLPDYEGLFQPGRRGGEGSGQGLGLYLVRRLAQGLGGGAYALREGEENVFGVWLPVD
- the phoU gene encoding phosphate signaling complex protein PhoU → MREALDRALNQLLEESLRMLSLVREMTQEATEALVQADRAKAQGVVAKDKEVDALELKVENQAIAVIARHQPVASDLRLIFTVIKALTDLERAGDYAMHVAEDALLLAQEPPLKRYVTLPEMGRRLTEMMDALAKAVAERDAALARRVLEMDDQVDGLYEEVTRELITYMMEDPRTITKALTLMRVARSYERLGDHLENIAERVIYWLTGEVYKAPEDVY